The following proteins are encoded in a genomic region of Deltaproteobacteria bacterium:
- a CDS encoding DsrE/DsrF/DrsH-like family protein: protein MKDKMTIILFSGELDKAIAAFTLATTAAAGNMEVTIFFTFWGLNILKKERLTLSATQKLMQKMFNLMSTSSLPISRLNMFGMGAWMMKKLMRKTNAASLQDLMKLAKELGVKYIACTTSCSVLGLTAANLVGDVDEFAGAATYLSEAKEAKVNLFI from the coding sequence ATGAAGGATAAAATGACCATCATCCTTTTTTCCGGTGAGCTCGACAAGGCCATTGCCGCCTTTACCCTGGCGACCACGGCGGCGGCAGGCAATATGGAAGTGACGATTTTTTTCACCTTCTGGGGCCTGAACATCCTGAAAAAGGAAAGGCTTACCCTGTCGGCGACGCAAAAGCTGATGCAGAAAATGTTCAACCTCATGAGCACATCGAGCCTGCCCATTTCCCGTCTGAACATGTTCGGCATGGGGGCCTGGATGATGAAAAAACTGATGCGGAAAACCAACGCCGCCTCCCTCCAGGACCTCATGAAACTGGCCAAGGAACTGGGCGTAAAATACATAGCCTGCACAACAAGTTGCAGCGTACTCGGCCTGACCGCAGCAAACCTGGTGGGCGACGTGGATGAATTCGCCGGCGCCGCCACCTATCTGAGTGAAGCCAAAGAGGCCAAAGTAAATTTATTTATATGA
- the nifU gene encoding Fe-S cluster assembly scaffold protein NifU: MPFYSEKVMDHFQNPRNVGEIKEADGTGEIGNPVCGDMMSFYIKVKDNIIEDVKFKTFGCGAAIAVSSMVSEMAKGKTLDEAMLITNASVAKELGGLPANKMHCSNLGADALHKAIEDYQKKQGGKS, encoded by the coding sequence ATGCCGTTTTATTCAGAAAAAGTGATGGATCACTTCCAGAATCCACGTAATGTAGGGGAAATAAAAGAAGCCGATGGGACTGGTGAGATCGGCAACCCCGTCTGTGGCGACATGATGAGCTTTTACATCAAAGTAAAAGATAACATCATTGAAGACGTAAAATTCAAGACCTTCGGCTGCGGGGCGGCGATCGCCGTTTCCTCCATGGTGAGCGAAATGGCCAAGGGAAAGACCCTCGACGAGGCCATGCTGATAACGAATGCCAGCGTAGCCAAGGAGCTGGGCGGACTGCCGGCCAACAAGATGCACTGTTCCAACCTGGGAGCCGATGCGCTGCACAAAGCCATCGAGGATTACCAGAAAAAGCAGGGGGGAAAATCATGA
- a CDS encoding cysteine desulfurase family protein has product MNEIYFENHANTRVDERVIEVMLPYFREYYGNAQSIHSLGAHSRDAIEKARGQVAQLIGGKESEIYFTSCASEANNLAIKGVAEAYRQKGRHVIVSEIEHFSVLNAARRLSQHDFEVTLLPVDRNGLVSPGDLQNAIREDTILVSVQHANPEIGTIQPLAEIAGLCRARNIPFHTDAVCTAGIMPLDVTSLGVDLMTLSGAQFYGPKGAAALFLRQGVRIVPQIDGGIQENGRRAGTENVPAIAGFGAACEIAGQEMDDNYQRLLRLRNRLMTALPEKIPYLYVNGHLEKRLPNNVNISVEFVEGEGMFLFLDQKGIYVSSGSACASKALKMSHVLTAIKVDTAVGQGSILLTLSRYNTDADVDYLLAEFPPIVARLREMSPLYGYFQKTGRRRAAGPGTDYEHEHEHDQNQEDG; this is encoded by the coding sequence GTGAACGAAATATATTTTGAAAATCATGCCAATACCCGGGTGGACGAGCGGGTCATCGAGGTGATGCTCCCTTATTTCCGTGAGTATTACGGTAACGCCCAGAGCATTCACTCTCTTGGCGCCCATTCCAGGGACGCGATCGAAAAAGCCCGGGGCCAAGTGGCGCAGCTTATCGGCGGGAAGGAAAGCGAGATATATTTCACCTCCTGCGCGTCGGAGGCCAATAACCTCGCCATCAAGGGCGTTGCCGAGGCTTACCGGCAAAAAGGCCGACATGTCATTGTCTCGGAGATCGAACATTTTTCGGTCCTCAATGCCGCCCGGCGTCTCAGCCAGCATGATTTTGAGGTCACCCTGCTGCCTGTTGATCGGAATGGTCTCGTGTCGCCCGGAGATCTCCAGAATGCCATCCGGGAAGACACCATCCTGGTTTCTGTCCAGCATGCCAATCCGGAGATCGGCACGATCCAGCCACTGGCGGAAATAGCCGGCCTTTGCCGGGCAAGGAACATTCCATTTCATACCGATGCCGTCTGTACCGCCGGAATTATGCCCTTGGACGTAACCAGTCTGGGTGTTGATCTGATGACTCTCTCGGGAGCGCAGTTTTACGGCCCCAAAGGCGCGGCGGCACTCTTTCTCAGGCAGGGCGTCCGGATCGTGCCGCAGATTGACGGCGGCATACAGGAAAACGGCCGCCGCGCCGGGACAGAAAACGTGCCCGCCATTGCCGGCTTCGGGGCGGCCTGCGAGATTGCGGGGCAGGAGATGGATGATAATTACCAACGCCTGCTCCGGCTCCGAAACCGCCTGATGACGGCGCTGCCGGAAAAAATCCCTTACCTTTACGTCAACGGGCACCTGGAAAAGCGCCTGCCGAATAATGTCAATATTTCGGTCGAGTTTGTGGAAGGAGAAGGCATGTTTCTCTTCCTGGACCAGAAGGGCATTTACGTATCCAGCGGTTCTGCCTGCGCCTCGAAGGCGCTCAAGATGTCCCATGTGCTTACGGCCATCAAGGTTGATACGGCCGTCGGCCAGGGTTCCATCCTGCTGACGCTTTCCCGATACAATACGGACGCAGATGTTGATTATCTGCTCGCCGAATTTCCACCGATAGTCGCCCGACTGCGCGAGATGTCGCCCCTTTACGGTTACTTCCAGAAGACGGGACGGCGCCGGGCCGCCGGGCCGGGCACCGATTATGAACACGAACACGAACATGACCAAAATCAAGAGGATGGATAG